Proteins co-encoded in one Marinobacter qingdaonensis genomic window:
- a CDS encoding GlxA family transcriptional regulator — protein sequence MTDPNQPTSPDSPRLRISILLAQGCSATSVASMLEVFESINFLALSRGAREARLRVTTVSLDGQPVTASGGVTLRPTHRIDTATEADLVIVPGFLFRIMELLPRLSAWLPWLRQHHAAGSTIATVCTGAFLAAEAGLLDHRRATTHWYYADTFRKRYPKVNLQDSQTVTVDGQLLCSGGATAGNDLLLYLLETFVDRALAREFAKKLLIDSSRTDQSPYRTASFNRRHEDDAIHRVQDWLDQNYRESLQVGALADRFGFSHRNFVRRFKAATRQSPGQYLQNLRLEDAKQRLESSKASFEQITYQVGYEDPNSFRRLFADRVGVSPMDYRRKFQR from the coding sequence ATGACAGATCCCAACCAGCCCACATCGCCGGACAGCCCCAGGCTGCGAATCAGCATTCTGCTTGCCCAGGGCTGCTCGGCGACCAGCGTTGCCTCCATGCTGGAGGTCTTCGAGAGTATCAATTTCCTGGCATTGAGCCGGGGGGCGAGAGAAGCCCGGTTGCGGGTGACCACGGTGTCCCTGGACGGGCAACCGGTGACTGCATCCGGCGGCGTAACCCTGAGACCGACACACCGCATCGACACCGCGACCGAAGCGGACCTGGTCATTGTGCCTGGATTCCTGTTCCGGATTATGGAGCTGCTGCCCCGCCTGTCGGCTTGGCTGCCCTGGCTGCGCCAGCACCATGCCGCGGGCAGCACGATCGCCACGGTGTGCACCGGCGCCTTCCTGGCCGCCGAGGCCGGGCTGCTGGACCATCGGCGGGCGACCACACACTGGTATTACGCGGACACCTTTCGCAAGCGCTATCCCAAGGTCAATTTGCAGGACAGCCAGACCGTCACCGTCGACGGCCAACTGCTGTGCTCCGGAGGTGCCACCGCAGGCAACGACCTGCTGCTTTACCTCCTGGAGACCTTTGTCGACCGGGCGCTGGCGCGGGAATTCGCCAAGAAACTGCTGATCGACAGCAGTCGCACCGATCAGTCCCCCTATCGAACGGCCTCATTCAACCGCCGCCACGAGGACGATGCCATCCATCGCGTCCAGGACTGGCTGGACCAGAACTACAGAGAGTCACTGCAGGTCGGGGCGCTGGCCGACCGGTTCGGCTTCAGCCACCGTAATTTTGTCCGCCGCTTCAAAGCCGCCACCCGCCAGTCGCCCGGCCAGTACCTGCAAAATCTCAGGTTGGAAGACGCCAAGCAGAGACTGGAATCGAGCAAGGCCTCGTTTGAGCAGATCACCTACCAGGTCGGGTACGAGGATCCGAATTCGTTCCGGCGCCTGTTCGCCGACCGGGTCGGCGTCTCGCCCATGGACTACCGACGCAAGTTCCAGCGTTGA